The following are encoded together in the Halorubrum lacusprofundi ATCC 49239 genome:
- a CDS encoding helix-turn-helix transcriptional regulator, whose translation MHELTGFQRDLLYCVAALNEPSGLEIGSELSEYSSTEVNHGRLYPNLNDLIEEGLLSKEEKDGRTNLYELTPLGIELIEERQQWEADKLREAGIDLD comes from the coding sequence ATGCACGAACTAACTGGTTTTCAGCGGGATCTGTTATATTGTGTCGCCGCACTCAACGAGCCATCTGGCTTGGAAATAGGTTCTGAGCTGTCAGAGTATTCTTCAACTGAGGTGAATCATGGACGCCTTTACCCCAATCTTAACGACCTCATTGAGGAGGGGCTGCTCAGCAAGGAGGAAAAAGACGGTCGGACGAATCTGTATGAACTCACGCCACTGGGAATAGAACTCATCGAAGAGCGTCAACAGTGGGAAGCCGACAAACTCCGAGAGGCTGGGATCGATCTCGACTGA